One segment of Daphnia magna isolate NIES linkage group LG2, ASM2063170v1.1, whole genome shotgun sequence DNA contains the following:
- the LOC116915396 gene encoding testis-expressed protein 10, which produces MTKSTKHKKEFRKEKNKIKLKLTFKAEKSGKRKKGQLLPKGLNVTDTSFKSKKIVLPDHLRPSEDSGVPLNHRKQTFKELLAHMGHFNATVQQDGIKGMKELLVKFPAVLDVSLSSLLGKVSELMSVRDAPVRKCSLKLLEHIIQSTSAENIAPFFPLLNARLICCMNHIALDIQKDSHLLLDILLNHVPGLVSTVTMQILPNFLEQISSRDVSKGDRRVLTINPTQRLTSLKWRQEVLTRVNQLLILLLEKNQTEYQWNTVDIVFDQGKSCPLYMKRNFDVRLNIQKPGHLSVNDSNSPSLHIQGFASQILPLLIETWVEAMASEQLNKDQSCSLIGIESIALFTCISNVMFTLLSIIKQSENHLELLNWFQLEYGESLIRNFIRPFPFSARLESSRSKKQAIDPQCRDQNLILCFLWAQLETKSAAKCAELVFQYLSGLLQAPDVQFGTAAIELDKLKEIFFDKKIKPAKRKLQISSIIDAMRKKLPKGR; this is translated from the exons atgaCCAAAAGCACTAAACATAAGAAAGAGTTCcgtaaggaaaaaaataaaataaaattgaagcTCACGTTTAAAGCCGAGAAGagtgggaaaagaaaaaaaggacagTTGCTACCCAAAGGCTTAAATGTGACAGATACAAGCTTTAAAAGTAAGAAAATAGTTTTGCCTGACCATTTACGACCCAGCGAAGATAGCGGAGTACCATTAAATCACAGAAAGCAAACATTTAAG GAGCTTTTAGCCCACATGGGTCATTTCAATGCCACTGTTCAACAAGATGGTATAAAGGGGATGAAGGAGCTGCTTGTTAAGTTTCCAGCTGTACTTGATGTTTCTCTGTCATCCCTCTTGGGCAAAGTGTCAGAATTAATGTCTGTGCGTGATGCCCCAGTTCGAAAGTGCTCACTGAAATTGCTGGAGCACATTATTCAGTCTACATCAGCTGAAAATATTGCtccttttttccctcttcttaATGCCCGATTAATATGCTGCATGAATCATATTGCGTTAGATATTCAAAAGGACTCTCATTTACTTCTGGACATCCTTCTCAATCATGTTCCTGGTCTGGTTTCTACAGTCACCATGCAG ATTCTTCCTAACTTTCTGGAACAGATCTCTTCTCGAGATGTTTCGAAAGGTGATAGACGCGTCCTGACGATTAATCCTACTCAACGGCTTACGTCATTGAAATGGAGGCAAGAAGTACTTACCCGTGTCAATCAACTTCTTATTCTACTTCTTGAGAAAAACCAAACAGAGTATCAGTGGAACACCGTAGACATTGTGTTTGATCAGGGAAAATCTTGTCCCCTGTACATGAAAAGAAACTTTGATGTTAGACTAAATATTCAGAAGCCAGGCCATTTGTCAGTTAATGATAGCAATTCACCTAGCCTCCATATTCAAGGATTCGCTTCTCAGATTCTTCCTCTCCTAATTGAAACGTGGGTTGAAGCCATGGCTAGCGAGCAGCTGAATAAAGATCAAA GTTGCTCACTTATTGGAATAGAGAGTATCGCATTATTCACGTGCATCTCCAATGTGATGTTCACGTTGTTGAGTATCATAAAGCAGTCAGAAAATCATTTGGAGTTGTTGAATTGGTTCCAACTTGAATACGGGGAGTCGCTCATTCGTAATTTCATTCGTCCATTCCCATTCTCAGCTCGGTTAGAATCTAGCCGTAGCAAGAAGCAGGCAATAGATCCCCAATGCCGTGACCAGAACCTCATACTTTGTTTTCTATGGGCTCAGCTGGAAACGAAAAGCGCAGCAAAGTGTGCTGAACTTGTCTTTCAGTATCTCAGTG GTCTACTTCAAGCCCCTGATGTTCAATTCGGTACTGCGGCTATTGAGCTCGATAAGTTGAaggaaatattttttgataaaaaaatcaaacctGCAAAGAGGAAGCTTCAGATCAGTAGCATAATAg ATGCGATGAGGAAGAAGTTACCAAAAGGAAGATGA
- the LOC123469617 gene encoding transcription factor hamlet-like isoform X1 — translation MESSADRSTDSDSGSERYFNHSAGGVGGGGGGGSAVIGNSLNGNGRLADCDDIDLPVRCEVCDKPFHDVDQVDSHLVSVHQFPLGRYPCTFCSRAFSCRPLLSRHAVVQHGLGRRYPCEHCAKVFSDPSNLQRHIRSSHVGARAHACPECGKTFATSSGLKQHTHIHSSVKPFQCEVCLKAYTQFSNLCRHKRMHADCRLQIRCQRCGQPFSTVTSLAKHRRFCDTATVAVTASSSTAGTSINHTTYTSIHNNNNNNNNNSNSSSNGSGMVPPPPPPPLPLQPPHQLALGQQPMNLMHLYRPTPSMGLSQFNSSLLSTYAAGLSHHFSPAAAAAAVAAAANEPYPVMSGCLTTPAATSTPRHRHASEQDGSDESDIDVTDDRSSVASSSFASELGRSRRKRFRSSGDDGADGNETDSDRHSRRSDSSCSTNVGSCQSDRELNSDEKKTKESVEQPLDLSKSTKENERDNSKDSDQHSPLVDVDEHDEDPAPSRPPSSTKAAQCSSNSSAEEVKSDPAPPQIQAYPPPPSPSLLASIGNSLNQQQSGVTQPSGLAYPRPIHPALMLEAMNFHHRMMPDGRLPYASFLSGHHHHMMPTRCPPIFTPLLNGLGALSALNGSLRNNLDMIRRSGGHQHPVSPHLSLPKPFHHHDHHHHQHGEHMATVNGSGTSPGSSSSVMGVASTGMSKSRDRYSCKFCGKVFPRSANLTRHLRTHTGEQPYKCKYCDRSFSISSNLQRHVRNIHNKEKPFRCPLCERCFGQQTNLDRHLKKHEMDGNAGGADGGPNCSSVLSVSPEVTVSSPEGSATVADLMMMHQVASGTQLGSSATGRPETAVASSYFADIRKFMGQVTADSLLVAQFQHQHHQHGHSDDELSSQDSNGGDRNTSSAGPVRLEIAS, via the exons ATGGAGAGCTCTGCCGATCGATCAACCGACAGCGACTCCG GGTCCGAGCGCTACTTCAATCATAGCGCTGGCGGAGTTGGTGGAGGTGGTGGTGGAGGATCTGCAGTTATCGGCAACAGTCTGAACGGAAACGGAAGACTCGCCGATTGTGACGATATCGACCTGCCCGTACGCTGTGAAGTCTGCGACAAACCTttccacgacgtcgacca GGTCGACTCTCATTTGGTGAGCGTTCATCAATTCCCGCTTGGCCGCTATCCTTGCACGTTCTGTTCGCGTGCTTTTAGCTGTCGACCGCTTTTATCGCGTCACGCCGTCGTTCAACACGGTTTAGGCCGGCGCTACCCGTGCGAACACTGTGCCAAAGTCTTCTCCGACCCGTCAAATCTGCAGCGTCACATCCGATCGTCTCACGTCGGTGCCCGCGCTCACGCTTGTCCCGAGTGCGGCAAGACATTCGCCACGTCTTCGGGACTCAAACAGCATACTCACATTCACTCGTCTGTCAAA CCATTCCAGTGCGAGGTCTGTTTGAAAGCCTACACCCAATTCTCTAACCTGTGTCGGCACAAGCGCATGCACGCTGACTGCCGTTTGCAGATCCGTTGCCAACGGTGCGGCCAACCTTTCAGCACCGTCACTTCATTAGCCAAACATCGGCGATTCTGCGACACGGCAACGGTGGCAGTAACTGCCTCTTCTTCTACCGCTGGTACCTCCATCAATCACACGACCTACACCAGCAtccacaacaacaataacaacaataacaacaatagcaacagcagcagtaACGGAAGCGGTATGGTGCCTCCTCCGCCTCCTCCGCCGCTTCCCCTACAGCCGCCTCATCAATTGGCGTTGGGTCAGCAACCGATGAACTTGATGCACTTGTACAGGCCAACGCCATCCATGGGACTGTCGCAATTTAATTCGTCTCTACTGTCCACCTACGCCGCTGGATTGAGCCATCATTTCTCTCCGGCAGCAGCGGCCGCTGCCGTTGCGGCTGCGGCCAATGAGCCCTACCCCGTGATGTCGGGATGCTTGACCACGCCAGCCGCAACGTCTACGCCTCGTCATCGTCACGCGTCCGAACAAGACGGTTCGGATGAGTCGGATATCGATGTGACGGACGATCGGAGCTCAGTGGCCTCGTCCAGTTTTGCCTCAGAATTAGGGCGCAGTCGGCGTAAACGATTTCGATCATCAGGCGATGATGGAGCAGATGGAAATGAAACTGATTCTGATCGACACTCACGTCGGAGTGACAGTAGCTGCAGTACTAATGTCGGAAGCTGTCAGAGCGATAGAGAATTGAACAGTGatgagaagaaaacaaaagaatccGTTGAACAACCACTGGATTTATCTAAATCGacgaaagaaaacgaacgaGATAACTCCAA GGACAGCGATCAACATTCTCCCCTTGTCGACGTCGATGAACATGACGAAGATCCAGCGCCATCACGACCGCCTTCATCGACCAAAGCGGCACAGTGTAGCAGCAATAGCAGTGCGGAAGAGGTCAAATCCGATCCGGCACCGCCTCAGATACAAGCCTATCCTCCTCCTCCATCACCATCTCTTTTAGCCTCCATCGGCAACAGCTTGAATCAACAGCAATCGGGCGTGACCCAACCTAGTGGATTAGCTTACCCGCGTCCAATACATCCGGCCTTAATGTTAGAAGCAATGAACTTTCATCACAGAATGATGCCTGATGGAAGACTACCTTACGCATCGTTTCTATCGGGCCATCATCACCATATGATGCCAACTAG GTGCCCTCCTATTTTCACACCGTTGCTCAATGGTCTTGGTGCCCTTTCAGCTCTCAACGGCTCTCTAAGGAACAATTTGGATATGATCCGGCGCTCTGGCGGGCATCAACATCCAGTGAGTCCTCATCTCTCGTTACCGAAGCCCTTTCATCACCACGatcatcaccatcaccaaCACGGTGAACATATGGCAACGGTGAACGGTAGCGGGACGTCACCCGGGTCAAGTTCATCCGTTATGGGTGTGGCAAGTACTGGGATGAGCAAATCACGTGATCGCTATTCGTGCAAATTCTGCGGCAAGGTCTTCCCTCGTTCGGCTAATCTGACCCGCCATCTGAGGACGCACACGGGCGAACAGCCTTACAAATGCAAATATTGCGATCGCTCCTTTTCCATATCGTCTAACCTGCAGAGACACGTACGCAACATCCACAACAAAGAGAAACCGTTCAG GTGCCCGCTGTGCGAGCGCTGTTTCGGCCAGCAGACCAACCTGGACCGTCATTTGAAGAAACACGAAATGGATGGGAACGCAGGTGGAGCTGACGGTGGACCAAACTGCAGTAGCGTCCTGTCCGTTAGCCCGGAAGTGACAGTGAGCAGCCCGGAAGGCTCGGCCACAGTAGCAGATTTGATGATGATGCACCAAGTTGCATCCGGAACGCAACTTGGAAGCTCTGCAACTGGGAGGCCGGAAACGGCTGTAGCTTCATCTTACTTTGCTGACATTCGAAAATTCATGGGTCAGGTGACGGCCGATAGTCTTCTAGTGGCGCAGTTTCAACACCAACATCATCAACATGGACATTCGGATGACGAACTCAGCAGCCAGGATTCCAATGGCGGTGATCGCAATACTTCCAGCGCTGGCCCCGTCCGGTTGGAGATCGCGagttaa
- the LOC123469617 gene encoding transcription factor hamlet-like isoform X2, with the protein MESSADRSTDSDSGSERYFNHSAGGVGGGGGGGSAVIGNSLNGNGRLADCDDIDLPVRCEVCDKPFHDVDQVDSHLVSVHQFPLGRYPCTFCSRAFSCRPLLSRHAVVQHGLGRRYPCEHCAKVFSDPSNLQRHIRSSHVGARAHACPECGKTFATSSGLKQHTHIHSSVKPFQCEVCLKAYTQFSNLCRHKRMHADCRLQIRCQRCGQPFSTVTSLAKHRRFCDTATVAVTASSSTAGTSINHTTYTSIHNNNNNNNNNSNSSSNGSGMVPPPPPPPLPLQPPHQLALGQQPMNLMHLYRPTPSMGLSQFNSSLLSTYAAGLSHHFSPAAAAAAVAAAANEPYPVMSGCLTTPAATSTPRHRHASEQDGSDESDIDVTDDRSSVASSSFASELGRSRRKRFRSSGDDGADGNETDSDRHSRRSDSSCSTNVGSCQSDRELNSDEKKTKESVEQPLDLSKSTKENERDNSKDSDQHSPLVDVDEHDEDPAPSRPPSSTKAAQCSSNSSAEEVKSDPAPPQIQAYPPPPSPSLLASIGNSLNQQQSGVTQPSGLAYPRPIHPALMLEAMNFHHRMMPDGRLPYASFLSGHHHHMMPTRCPPIFTPLLNGLGALSALNGSLRNNLDMIRRSGGHQHPVSPHLSLPKPFHHHDHHHHQHGEHMATVNGSGTSPGSSSSVMGVASTGMSKSRDRYSCKFCGKVFPRSANLTRHLRTHTGEQPYKCKYCDRSFSISSNLQRHVRNIHNKEKPFSG; encoded by the exons ATGGAGAGCTCTGCCGATCGATCAACCGACAGCGACTCCG GGTCCGAGCGCTACTTCAATCATAGCGCTGGCGGAGTTGGTGGAGGTGGTGGTGGAGGATCTGCAGTTATCGGCAACAGTCTGAACGGAAACGGAAGACTCGCCGATTGTGACGATATCGACCTGCCCGTACGCTGTGAAGTCTGCGACAAACCTttccacgacgtcgacca GGTCGACTCTCATTTGGTGAGCGTTCATCAATTCCCGCTTGGCCGCTATCCTTGCACGTTCTGTTCGCGTGCTTTTAGCTGTCGACCGCTTTTATCGCGTCACGCCGTCGTTCAACACGGTTTAGGCCGGCGCTACCCGTGCGAACACTGTGCCAAAGTCTTCTCCGACCCGTCAAATCTGCAGCGTCACATCCGATCGTCTCACGTCGGTGCCCGCGCTCACGCTTGTCCCGAGTGCGGCAAGACATTCGCCACGTCTTCGGGACTCAAACAGCATACTCACATTCACTCGTCTGTCAAA CCATTCCAGTGCGAGGTCTGTTTGAAAGCCTACACCCAATTCTCTAACCTGTGTCGGCACAAGCGCATGCACGCTGACTGCCGTTTGCAGATCCGTTGCCAACGGTGCGGCCAACCTTTCAGCACCGTCACTTCATTAGCCAAACATCGGCGATTCTGCGACACGGCAACGGTGGCAGTAACTGCCTCTTCTTCTACCGCTGGTACCTCCATCAATCACACGACCTACACCAGCAtccacaacaacaataacaacaataacaacaatagcaacagcagcagtaACGGAAGCGGTATGGTGCCTCCTCCGCCTCCTCCGCCGCTTCCCCTACAGCCGCCTCATCAATTGGCGTTGGGTCAGCAACCGATGAACTTGATGCACTTGTACAGGCCAACGCCATCCATGGGACTGTCGCAATTTAATTCGTCTCTACTGTCCACCTACGCCGCTGGATTGAGCCATCATTTCTCTCCGGCAGCAGCGGCCGCTGCCGTTGCGGCTGCGGCCAATGAGCCCTACCCCGTGATGTCGGGATGCTTGACCACGCCAGCCGCAACGTCTACGCCTCGTCATCGTCACGCGTCCGAACAAGACGGTTCGGATGAGTCGGATATCGATGTGACGGACGATCGGAGCTCAGTGGCCTCGTCCAGTTTTGCCTCAGAATTAGGGCGCAGTCGGCGTAAACGATTTCGATCATCAGGCGATGATGGAGCAGATGGAAATGAAACTGATTCTGATCGACACTCACGTCGGAGTGACAGTAGCTGCAGTACTAATGTCGGAAGCTGTCAGAGCGATAGAGAATTGAACAGTGatgagaagaaaacaaaagaatccGTTGAACAACCACTGGATTTATCTAAATCGacgaaagaaaacgaacgaGATAACTCCAA GGACAGCGATCAACATTCTCCCCTTGTCGACGTCGATGAACATGACGAAGATCCAGCGCCATCACGACCGCCTTCATCGACCAAAGCGGCACAGTGTAGCAGCAATAGCAGTGCGGAAGAGGTCAAATCCGATCCGGCACCGCCTCAGATACAAGCCTATCCTCCTCCTCCATCACCATCTCTTTTAGCCTCCATCGGCAACAGCTTGAATCAACAGCAATCGGGCGTGACCCAACCTAGTGGATTAGCTTACCCGCGTCCAATACATCCGGCCTTAATGTTAGAAGCAATGAACTTTCATCACAGAATGATGCCTGATGGAAGACTACCTTACGCATCGTTTCTATCGGGCCATCATCACCATATGATGCCAACTAG GTGCCCTCCTATTTTCACACCGTTGCTCAATGGTCTTGGTGCCCTTTCAGCTCTCAACGGCTCTCTAAGGAACAATTTGGATATGATCCGGCGCTCTGGCGGGCATCAACATCCAGTGAGTCCTCATCTCTCGTTACCGAAGCCCTTTCATCACCACGatcatcaccatcaccaaCACGGTGAACATATGGCAACGGTGAACGGTAGCGGGACGTCACCCGGGTCAAGTTCATCCGTTATGGGTGTGGCAAGTACTGGGATGAGCAAATCACGTGATCGCTATTCGTGCAAATTCTGCGGCAAGGTCTTCCCTCGTTCGGCTAATCTGACCCGCCATCTGAGGACGCACACGGGCGAACAGCCTTACAAATGCAAATATTGCGATCGCTCCTTTTCCATATCGTCTAACCTGCAGAGACACGTACGCAACATCCACAACAAAGAGAAACCGTTCAG TGGTTGA